From Thermothelomyces thermophilus ATCC 42464 chromosome 6, complete sequence, the proteins below share one genomic window:
- a CDS encoding glycoside hydrolase family 16 protein (CAZy_ID 267843), whose product MHFTSYLSVLSVLGTSGGVLAWAPPSYDGYRLVWSDAFPGAPGTLPNENNWNIITGNLGVNNELEVYQRDPRNLQMSGGNTLQIVPWLDGSTWSSGRIESKYTFTPQPGGRTMAEAQIRFGSNDISTKQGLWPAFWLLGDSIRHGTGWPACGELDILETINGQLTGYGTAHCTACNEPVGRGGSVPIPNQDFQRWRIVWDLTNGDWRAQTITWFMNDQQFHQLSGATIGDQGVWSTLTNKPLFFILNMAVGGNWPGYPNDRTQGGYGAMMEVGYVAHYST is encoded by the exons ATGCACTTCACTTCGTACCTCTCGGTTCTGTCCGTCCTGGGCACCAGCGGCGGCGTCCTGGCCTGGGCACCCCCCAGCTACGACGGGTACAGGCTGGTCTGGTCGGACGCGTTCCCGGGCGCCCCCGGGACGCTGCCGAACGAGAACAACTGGAACATCATCACGGGCAACCTGGGCGTCAACAACGAGCTCGAGGTCTACCAGCGGGACCCGCGCAACCTGCAGATGAGCGGCGGCAACACGCTGCAGATCGTCCCCTGGCTCGACGGCTCCACCTGGTCCTCGGGCCGGATCGAGTCCAAGTACACCTTCACGCCCCAGCCCGGCGGCCGCACCATGGCCGAGGCCCAGATCCGCTTCGGCTCCAACGACATCAGCACCAAGCAGGGCCTCTGGCCCGCCTTCTGGCTGCTCGGCGACTCCATCCGCCACGGCACCGGCTGGCCCGCGTGCGGCGAGCTCGACATTTTGGAGACCATCAACGGCCAGCTGACGGGCTACGGAACCGCCCACTGCACCG CCTGCAATGAACCCGTCGGTCGCGGTGGCTCGGTCCCCATCCCCAATCAGGACTTCCAGCGGTGGCGGATCGTCTGGGACCTCACCAATGGCGACTGGCGCGCCCAGACCATCACCTGGTTCATGAACGACCAGCAGTTCCACCAGCTCAGCGGTGCTACCATCGGAGACCAGGGCGTCTGGTCCACCCTGACTAACAAGCCGCTCTTCTTCATCCTCAACATGGCCGTCGGCGGCAACTGG CCCGGCTATCCCAACGACAGGACCCAGGGTGGCTACGGAGCCATGATGGAGGTGGGCTATGTTGCTCATTACTCGACCTAG
- a CDS encoding tyrosinase-like protein produces MKPAALLGAALAAVAFPAGAHARCSSDAPPPAPVGDDLTEPKELTDLFEKAKKAVIDRLHEDEKALRARGEAPRCTADKLIFRREYGSLSKDERLAYVNAVKCLQSKPPRTPASVAPGARSRFDDFVVVHIQQTLDIHYSGIFQAWHRWFVYQYEKALRDECGYTGYQPYWDWPKYASAPQDSPLFNGDPYSLGGNGEYVPHDGPVIVPPEGVSGGNISLPAGVGGGFVRTGPFANMTVNLGPVGGLADTAPGPQGGLGYNPRGLKRDLGGAMNTRYANYTTVLRLLTQPDVDAFRTVSEGVPYTVEIGPHGGIHYTIGGDPGGDLFTSPGDPAFWVHHAQMDRVWATWQALGLLPPADGGDPDPARRYTDLGKGDYAHRTWQNSPPSPFAELSDVIDMGYAAPSTTIGAVMSTTEGELCYFYL; encoded by the exons ATGAAACCTGCCGCGCTGCTCGGAGCGGCCCTTGCGGCCGTGGCCTTCCCCGCGGGCGCCCATGCCCGCTGTTCTTCCGATGCGCCGCCTCCCGCCCCCGTTGGCGATGACCTCACCGAGCCCAAGGAGCTGACGGACCTCTTCGAGAAGGCCAAGAAGGCCGTCATCGATCGCCTCCACGAGGACGAGAAGGCCCTGCGCGCCCGCGGCGAGGCGCCTCGCTGCACCGCCGATAAGCTCATCTTTCGCCGCGAATA CGGGTCTCTGTCCAAGGATGAGCGTCTCGCGTACGTCAACGCGGTCAAGTGCCTGCAGAGCAAGCCGCCGCGGACGCCGGCGAGCGTGGCGCCCGGGGCGCGGTCGCGGTTCGACGACTTTGTGGTGGTGCACATCCAGCAGACGCTCGACATCCACTACTCGGGCATCTTCCAGGCGTGGCACCGCTGGTTCGTGTACCAGTACGAGAAGGCGCTGCGGGACGAGTGCGGCTACACGGGCTACCAGCCGTATTGGGACTGGCCCAAGTACGCGAGCGCGCCCCAGGACTCGCCCCTGTTCAACGGCGACCCGTACAGCCTGGGCGGCAACGGCGAGTACGTGCCCCACGACGGGCCCGTCATCGTGCCGCCCGAGGGCGTCAGCGGCGGCAACATCTCGCTCCcggccggcgtcggcggcggcttcgTCAGGACGGGGCCCTTCGCCAACATGACGGTCAACCTGGGCCCCGTCGGCGGCCTGGCCGACACCGCCCCGGGCCCCCAGGGCGGCCTCGGCTACAACCCGCGCGGGCTCAAGCGCGACCTGGGCGGGGCCATGAACACGCGCTACGCCAACTACACCACCGTCCTGCGCCTGCTGACCCAGCCCGACGTCGACGCCTTCCGCACCGTCTCCGAGGGCGTCCCCTACACGGTCGAGATCGGCCCCCACGGCGGCATCCACTACACCATCGGCGGCGACCCGGGCGGCGACCTCTTCACCTCCCCCGGCGACCCGGCCTTCTGGGTCCACCACGCCCAGATGGACCGCGTCTGGGCCACCTGGCAGgccctcggcctcctcccccccgccgacggcggcgaccccGACCCGGCCCGCCGCTACACCGACCTCGGCAAGGGCGACTACGCCCACCGCACCTGGCAGAACTCCCCGCCCTCCCCCTTTGCCGAGCTGTCCGACGTCATCGATATGGGCTACGCCGCCCCCTCCACCACCATCGGCGCCGTCATGTCCACCACCGAAGGCGAGCTGTGCTACTTTTATCTCTGA